In Devosia chinhatensis, the following are encoded in one genomic region:
- a CDS encoding amidohydrolase family protein, which translates to MRIVDTHLHLIYPDRLSYPWIGPGHPLRRPWTVEDYWAEATPLGIEAALHMEVDVSPGDIEAETELVVALPGIIGAIAACRPEQADFPARIDAILAAGQGRVRGFRRILHEVDDGLSLAPIFTENLKRLVPLGLPFDLCLRADQLHLGTRLARLVPDLTFVLDHCGNPDIAGQGLDPSRGALADIATCPNIVAKVSGLVNHCHPGWSAQTLRPYVEYVIESFGWDRVLWGSDHPVATLTGGTLTDWVGASRSIVSAASEDEKAALFHRNAKRVYRV; encoded by the coding sequence ATGCGCATCGTCGACACCCATCTGCACCTGATCTATCCGGACAGGCTCTCCTATCCCTGGATCGGCCCGGGCCATCCCTTGCGGCGCCCCTGGACGGTCGAGGATTACTGGGCCGAGGCGACGCCGCTGGGTATAGAGGCCGCCTTGCACATGGAGGTTGATGTCAGCCCCGGTGACATCGAGGCCGAAACTGAATTGGTCGTCGCTCTTCCCGGCATTATCGGCGCCATAGCCGCCTGCCGTCCGGAACAGGCCGATTTTCCCGCGCGCATTGACGCTATCCTGGCGGCGGGGCAGGGGCGGGTAAGGGGCTTTCGCCGCATTCTGCATGAAGTGGACGACGGGCTGAGCCTCGCGCCGATCTTCACCGAAAACCTGAAGCGTCTCGTGCCGCTGGGCCTGCCCTTCGATCTCTGCCTGCGCGCCGACCAGCTCCATCTCGGCACCCGGCTCGCGCGCCTCGTCCCGGACTTGACCTTCGTGCTCGATCATTGCGGCAATCCCGATATTGCCGGGCAGGGGCTCGATCCCTCGCGGGGTGCGCTGGCCGACATTGCGACCTGTCCCAATATCGTCGCCAAGGTTTCGGGTCTCGTCAATCATTGCCATCCCGGCTGGAGCGCGCAGACGCTGCGCCCCTATGTCGAGTATGTCATCGAAAGCTTCGGCTGGGACCGTGTTCTTTGGGGCTCCGATCATCCCGTGGCCACGCTGACCGGGGGCACGCTCACCGATTGGGTCGGGGCGTCCCGCAGCATCGTTTCGGCCGCGAGCGAAGACGAAAAGGCCGCACTGTTCCACCGCAACGCCAAGCGGGTCTACCGGGTTTAG
- a CDS encoding sugar phosphate isomerase/epimerase family protein, with protein sequence MADPKSRIAVSTWSLHRLLGATYPHDLSTDAVSDGEDTYGEGEESLLGLPSVLANHGYERLEIVSFHLRSRDPIYLGELRNQLKVSGVTLQTLLIDAGDITDPLVGERDTRWIAGWLEVANELGAENARIIAGKQSTSTEALERSVRAFRQLLAANAGSNVRLVTENWFDLLSTPEAVHVLLDQLDGEVGLLADFGNWTGPDKYAGLESIFPRASLCHAKAGFIDGRLDEADYGLCIAAAEEAGYTGPYTLIFDAPEPSEWSGLAEERDFILSRIG encoded by the coding sequence ATGGCCGATCCGAAGAGCCGCATCGCCGTTTCCACCTGGTCCCTGCATCGCCTGCTGGGCGCCACCTATCCGCACGACCTCTCGACCGATGCCGTCAGCGACGGCGAGGATACCTATGGGGAAGGCGAGGAATCCCTGCTTGGCCTGCCGTCGGTCCTGGCCAATCACGGCTATGAGCGGCTCGAGATCGTGTCCTTCCATCTGCGCAGCCGCGATCCGATCTATCTGGGCGAATTGCGCAATCAGCTGAAGGTGTCCGGCGTCACCCTGCAGACCCTGCTCATCGATGCCGGCGATATCACCGACCCGCTGGTGGGCGAGCGCGATACGCGCTGGATCGCGGGCTGGCTCGAAGTCGCCAATGAATTGGGCGCAGAAAACGCGCGCATCATCGCGGGCAAGCAATCCACCTCCACCGAGGCGCTTGAGCGTTCCGTACGCGCCTTCCGCCAGCTTCTGGCGGCCAATGCCGGCTCGAACGTTCGCCTCGTCACCGAAAACTGGTTCGATCTGCTCTCCACCCCCGAGGCCGTCCATGTCCTGCTCGATCAGCTCGACGGAGAGGTGGGACTCCTCGCTGATTTCGGCAATTGGACCGGTCCGGACAAATATGCCGGCCTCGAGTCGATCTTCCCCCGCGCCTCTTTGTGCCATGCCAAGGCAGGCTTCATCGATGGCCGGCTCGATGAAGCCGATTACGGCCTCTGCATCGCGGCGGCCGAAGAAGCCGGTTATACCGGACCCTACACGCTGATCTTCGACGCACCCGAGCCGAGCGAATGGTCGGGCCTTGCCGAAGAGCGGGATTTCATTCTCTCCCGGATCGGCTGA